The following are encoded in a window of Acinonyx jubatus isolate Ajub_Pintada_27869175 chromosome D4, VMU_Ajub_asm_v1.0, whole genome shotgun sequence genomic DNA:
- the TOPORS gene encoding E3 ubiquitin-protein ligase Topors, with product MGSQQPPGSPLSREEGEAPPPAPVPEGRRRSRRVRLRGSCRHRPSFLGRRELGTSASAGPAPASSEIMASAAKEFKMDNFSPKAGTSKLQQTVPADASPDSKCPICLDRFDNVSYLDRCLHKFCFRCVQEWSKNKAECPLCKQPFDSIFHSVRAEDDFKEYVLRPSYNGSFATPDAPRFRYRTTMTNRSTSVYSPSSTMNRRTTTPPDSGVLFEGLGISARPRNGEIPQLMRQIAIRRPTTADERSLRKIQEQDIINFRRTLYRAGARVRNIEDGGRCRDISAEFFRRNPACLHRLVPWLKRELTVLFGAHGSLVNIVQHIIMSNVTRYDLESREFVSDLRPFLLNRTEHFIHEFISFARSPFNMAAFDQHANYDCPAPSYEEGSHSDSSVITISPDEAETQELDINVTTVSQAPWDDETPGPSYSSSEQVHAAMSSLLNTSDSSDEELVAGRTTSQIQGVQSNEDLNNDSDSSSDNCVIVGFVKPLAERTPELVELSSDSEELGSYEKMETVKTQEQSYSSGDSDVSRCSSPRSVLGKDEQISKGHCGSGKRIKSKKEEKHSTSLSSPRDLSSSIRGDRVYSPYNRRHRRRARSRSSDSRSQSRSGHDQKNRRKHHGKKRMKSKRSRSRESSRPRGRRDKKRSRTRDSSWSRRSQTLSLSSESTSRSRSRSSDHGKRRSRSRNRDRYYLRNNYGSRYKWEYTYYSRNKDRDGYESSYRRRTLSRAHYSRQSSSPEFRIQSFSERTNARKKNNHSERKYYYYERHRSRSLSSNRSKTASTGPDWVRNEKPGGKRKYKTRHLEGTNEVAQPSREFASKVKESHYQKSSSKLDGNHKNESDSFSDSRSSDRETKHKRKKRRTRSLSVEIVYEGKATDMTRHHKKKKKKHKKKHKKHHGDNASRSPVVITIDSDSDKDSEVKEDTECDNSGPQDSLQNEFLPPPFEPFEAKDVVTIEDEFGILDTECNTTTLNNNLNNANKTVDNIPSQAASVEQTLDVREESTFASDLENQPSNVSIQTEPSRQLPSPRTSLMSLSLGRDRDMS from the exons CGCCTTCGCGGATCCTGCCGTCATCGACCTAGCTTTTTGGGCCGCCGGGAGCTTGGCACGAGCGCCTCAGCCGGGCCTGCGCCGGCGTCCTCCGAG atAATGGCATCAGCTGCTAAGGAATTTAAAATGGACAACTTTTCACCTAAAGCTGGTACTAGCAAATTGCAACAGACAGTACCAGCTGATGCATCTCCTGATTCTAAGTGTCCTATATGCTTGGATAGATTTGATAATGTGTCTTACTTAGATCGCTGTTTACATAAGTTCTGTTTTCGCTGTGTACAGGAGTGGTCAAAAAACAAAGCTGAATGTCCACTGTGTAAACAGCCCTTTGATTCTATTTTCCATTCTGTGAGGGCAGAAGATGACTTCAAGGAGTATGTCCTGAGGCCTTCGTATAATGGTTCTTTTGCCACCCCTGATGCTCCACGATTTCGCTATCGTACAACTATGACAAATCGAAGTACTTCTGTGTATTCACCTAGTAGTACCATGAATAGAAGAACAACAACTCCACCAGATAGTGGAGTACTATTTGAAGGGTTAGGCATTTCAGCAAGACCTAGAAATGGTGAAATTCCTCAACTTATGAGGCAGATTGCAATAAGGAGGCCAACTACTGCAGATGAAAGATCTTTGCGAAAAATTCAAGAACAAGATATTATTAATTTCAGACGAACTCTCTATCGTGCTGGTGCTCGTGTTAGAAATATTGAAGATGGTGGTCGCTGCAGGGATATTTCAGCTGAATTTTTCCGTAGAAATCCGGCTTGCCTTCACAGATTAGTTCCCTGGTTAAAACGTGAACTTACAGTTCTTTTTGGAGCTCATGGATCTTTAGTGAATATTGTCCAGCACATCATCATGAGTAATGTTACTCGCTATGACTTGGAGAGTCGGGAGTTTGTATCTGACTTAAGACCGTTTTTACTTAATCGGACTGAGCATTTTATACATGAATTTATCAGTTTTGCTCGATCTCCCTTTAACATGGCAGCTTTTGACCAGCATGCTAATTATGATTGTCCTGCTCCTTCATATGAAGAAGGTAGCCATTCTGATTCTTCAGTTATAACAATATCTCCAGATGAAGCTGAAACCCAAGAGTTGGATATCAATGTAACCACTGTTAGTCAAGCACCATGGGATGATGAAACTCCAGGGCCATCTTACTCAAGCTCAGAGCAGGTACATGCTGCCATGTCTTCCCTTTTAAATACTTCTGATAGTTCAGATGAAGAACTTGTAGCAGGAAGAACTACATCTCAGATACAAGGAGTACAAAGTAATGAAGACCTAAATAATGACAGTGATTCTTCTTCAGATAATTGTGTCATTGTTGGGTTTGTTAAACCACTAGCTGAGAGGACCCCAGAACTTGTTGAACTGTCCTCTGATTCTGAGGAGTTAGGCTCttatgagaaaatggagacagtgAAGACACAAGAACAATCTTACAGTTCTGGTGATAGTGATGTTAGTAGATGTTCATCTCCACGCTCTGTCCTTGGAAAGGATGAGCAAATAAGTAAAGGTCATTGTGGTTCTGGTAAAAGAATCAAgtcaaagaaggaagagaaacactCAACATCATTGTCATCTCCTAGAGACCTGAGCTCATCTATCAGAGGAGACAGAGTATATTCCCCATATAACCGTAGACACAGGAGGAGGGCAAGGTCAAGAAGTTCAGATTCACGTTCCCAGAGTAGAAGTGGGCATGATCAGAAGAATCGTAGAAAGCATCATgggaagaaaaggatgaaaagcAAAAGATCCAGAAGCAGGGAGAGTAGCAGACCTAGAGGtagaagagacaaaaagagatcAAGAACTAGAGATAGCAGCTGGTCAAGAAGAAGCCAGACTCTCTCTCTAAGTAGCGAAAGCACAAGCAGATCAAGATCTCGTAGCAGTGATCATGGTAAAAGAAGATCACGGAGCAGAAATAGAGATCGTTACTACTTAAGAAATAATTATGGAAGCAGATATAAGTGGGAGTACACTTACTATAGTAGAAACAAGGACAGGGATGGCTACGAATCATCATACAGGAGGAGGACTCTGTCCAGAGCTCATTATTCCAGACAATCTTCAAGTCCAGAATTTAGAATTCAGTCCTTTTCTGAAAGAAcaaatgcaaggaaaaaaaataatcacagtgAAAGGAAGTATTACTACTATGAAAGGCACAGATCAAGGAGCCTATCTAGTAATAGATCAAAGACTGCATCTACAGGGCCTGATTGGGTAAGAAATGAAAAGCCTGGGGGGAAACGAAAATACAAAACGCGCCATTTGGAGGGTACTAACGAAGTGGCCCAACCTTCTCGTGAATTTGCTTCTAAAGTAAAGGAAAGCCATTACCAAAAATCCTCGTCAAAATTAGATGGAAACCACAAAAATGAGAGTGATAGCTTTTCAGACAGCCGGTCatcagacagagagacaaaacacaagaggaaaaaaaggaggaccCGGAGCTTGAGTGTGGAGATAGTTTATGAAGGGAAAGCTACTGATATGACTAGacaccataaaaagaaaaagaagaagcacaAGAAGAAGCATAAGAAGCATCATGGGGACAATGCTTCACGCTCGCCAGTTGTAATTACCATTGACAGTGATAGTGATAAGGATTCTGAAGTAAAGGAGGATACAGAATGCGATAATAGTGGTCCTCAAGACTCTTTACAAAATGAGTTTTTGCCTCCTCCCTTCGAACCATTTGAAGCTAAAGATGTAGTTACAATAGAAGATGAATTTGGCATCCTAGACACGGAGTGTAATACTACCACGCTTAATAACAACTTGAATAATGCCAACAAAACTGTGGATAATATTCCATCCCAGGCAGCTTCAGTTGAACAAACTCTTGATGTAAGAGAAGAGAGTACCTTTGCCTCTGATTTGGAGAACCAGCCCAGTAATGTCTCTATTCaaactgagccatcaaggcaaTTGCCATCTCCACGGACATCATTAATGTCATTGTCTCTTGGGAGAGACCGTGATATGTCTTAA